One genomic region from Muriicola soli encodes:
- a CDS encoding gliding motility-associated C-terminal domain-containing protein, producing the protein MKTKLLNNFRVLLLPVFLLVLSNMQAQVLNAPVAAPNQTPPPGSTPWNQACASSAFNDYWVRFTWNPPMVNTDNEFVLELSDATGDFSSPVELARDGSKNLVFDFYMQFAVPTDTRGEAYRLRVRSTSPAVTGPASDPYPMYYISVNSGLSIRPQGQADFGDGTAEVCDGNSITLEVYDLANPETYSYNWYRSGTLLSEKSESITVSTSGMYNVEIDYGACSGSGNTLSNIIDVTTGTSLGIAINPPAKTDLCSGETQPLEANINNPSLTYTWYKDGAVIPSSDNYIYTVDASSPGFEGDYQVEIFGPGACIERSAAVTITNAGDFTVTRDNPANVVLLPGQNTTLSVSTDATSPTYQWYRDGSPVAGATSSSLVVSDTETGSYFARVTLSGGACSSTSLDSEVTEVVTPASFELIIDYATSYVACENTSIVLEVSTINAVDSGGNRTDVTSSVIGDFSYQWKKDGVDVSGATASSLSLTDPSENGAYEVDGNISTYSSTSNSLSVQLLVNETLTISSTGSVSCGPAEPITVSTTTDLSGETFSWYQDGADMGVSTPELSVIEAGTYQLVLMRNGCPLPSNEIVISPFDEDLIVLDPGADIVFPEGGSRTVTATGGTSYRWLDSNNVEMSSGASMTFTTEGDFVLIAAVGNCQVIRNINVTYLDTFKVPNVITVNGDGVNDQWIIPNSYSNKTDVNVIIYNEKGVEVLNEFNYQNNWPSSSVTFAKQNMVFFYKIRNGAEVLKQGTITVIR; encoded by the coding sequence ATGAAAACAAAATTACTAAACAACTTTCGGGTTTTGCTGTTGCCGGTCTTCCTGCTGGTATTGAGCAATATGCAGGCCCAGGTGCTCAACGCTCCCGTTGCAGCTCCAAACCAGACCCCTCCTCCAGGCTCTACGCCCTGGAACCAGGCATGTGCCTCCTCTGCATTTAACGATTATTGGGTGAGGTTCACCTGGAATCCACCTATGGTGAACACAGATAATGAATTTGTACTGGAACTTTCAGATGCCACCGGCGATTTCAGTAGTCCGGTTGAATTGGCAAGAGATGGTAGTAAAAATCTTGTTTTTGACTTCTATATGCAATTTGCCGTGCCCACAGATACCCGTGGCGAGGCTTATCGTCTAAGAGTGCGAAGTACGAGTCCGGCAGTTACAGGCCCCGCTTCTGATCCTTATCCTATGTATTACATCAGCGTAAACTCAGGATTAAGCATCAGGCCTCAAGGTCAGGCCGATTTCGGCGATGGAACTGCGGAAGTATGTGACGGAAATTCCATCACCCTTGAAGTATACGATCTGGCTAATCCTGAAACCTACTCCTACAATTGGTACCGATCAGGTACTCTGCTCTCTGAGAAATCAGAATCGATTACAGTATCAACTTCCGGGATGTACAATGTTGAAATTGATTACGGAGCCTGTTCGGGATCCGGTAATACCCTATCCAATATTATAGACGTAACCACAGGGACAAGCCTGGGTATTGCGATTAATCCTCCGGCTAAAACTGATCTTTGTTCCGGTGAAACCCAGCCACTGGAGGCTAATATAAATAATCCGAGTCTCACTTATACCTGGTATAAAGATGGTGCAGTAATTCCATCTTCAGACAATTATATTTATACGGTAGACGCCTCAAGCCCCGGTTTTGAAGGCGACTATCAGGTAGAGATCTTCGGGCCAGGAGCGTGTATTGAGCGTTCTGCTGCGGTGACAATAACCAATGCCGGTGATTTCACCGTAACAAGGGACAATCCTGCAAACGTAGTATTGCTTCCCGGCCAAAATACTACTTTAAGTGTCAGTACTGATGCCACTTCACCTACCTACCAATGGTACAGAGATGGTAGTCCTGTAGCCGGAGCTACCTCTTCAAGTTTAGTAGTTAGCGATACAGAAACCGGAAGTTACTTTGCCAGGGTCACCCTCAGTGGTGGTGCCTGTTCCTCCACTTCTTTAGATTCGGAAGTAACCGAAGTAGTGACTCCCGCATCCTTTGAACTCATTATTGACTATGCTACCTCATATGTAGCCTGTGAAAATACAAGTATTGTCCTGGAAGTATCTACCATTAATGCGGTAGACTCGGGCGGTAATAGAACAGATGTTACCAGTTCAGTGATCGGTGACTTCTCTTATCAATGGAAAAAGGATGGAGTAGATGTATCCGGCGCAACTGCCAGTTCATTGAGTCTAACTGACCCTTCTGAAAATGGTGCCTATGAGGTCGATGGAAACATTAGTACTTATTCGAGCACTTCTAACTCATTAAGTGTGCAATTATTGGTCAATGAAACCCTAACAATTAGCAGTACCGGCTCAGTGAGCTGTGGACCTGCAGAACCTATTACAGTGAGTACGACCACTGATTTAAGTGGAGAGACATTTAGCTGGTATCAAGATGGCGCTGATATGGGAGTATCTACTCCTGAACTTTCGGTAATTGAAGCAGGCACATACCAATTGGTATTAATGCGTAACGGATGTCCTTTGCCTTCCAATGAGATTGTTATTTCTCCTTTTGACGAGGACCTAATTGTTCTTGATCCGGGAGCGGATATCGTATTTCCAGAAGGCGGTTCCAGAACTGTAACTGCTACGGGAGGAACAAGTTATCGTTGGTTAGACAGTAATAATGTGGAAATGAGCAGCGGTGCTTCCATGACTTTTACTACAGAAGGAGATTTCGTCCTTATTGCAGCTGTCGGGAATTGCCAGGTGATAAGAAATATAAACGTGACTTACCTGGACACCTTTAAGGTGCCCAATGTAATTACGGTCAATGGAGACGGGGTTAATGATCAGTGGATCATTCCCAACTCTTATTCTAATAAAACAGATGTAAATGTGATCATTTACAATGAAAAGGGCGTTGAGGTCCTGAACGAATTTAATTATCAAAATAACTGGCCTTCATCTTCGGTCACCTTTGCGAAGCAGAACATGGTGTTCTTCTACAAGATCAGGAACGGAGCTGAAGTGCTAAAACAAGGTACAATTACCGTTATACGTTAA
- a CDS encoding glutamine--tRNA ligase/YqeY domain fusion protein, protein MSEEKKALNFIEHIVEEDLEAGFPKKHLRFRFPPEPNGYLHVGHASSICLNFGLGLRYSAPVNLRFDDTNPVKEEKEFVDAIKKDVSWLGFEWENECYASDYFQQLYDWAVQLIKEGKAYVDSQTSEDMALQKGTPTEPGTNSPYRNRNIEENLELFAGMKEGKYPEGSHVLRAKIDMAASNMLMRDPIMYRILHKAHHRTNTDWCIYPMYDWTHGESDYIEQVSHSLCTLEFAPHRELYDWFLDQVVDKNKIRPKQREFARRNLSHTVVSKRKLLQLVEQNVVKGWDDPRMPTISGMRRRGYTPEAIRNFADTIGIAKRENLIDVSLLEFHVREDLNKKAPRVMAVLNPVKVVITNYDKENTEWLKTENNPEDESAGFREIPFTREIYIEKEDFREEANRKFFRLKLGGEVRLKSGYIIKAETCTKDAQGNITEIQCTYDPKSKSGSGTEESLRKVKGTLHWVSVPHAVAAEVRVYDRLFTDESPDTHKDKEFMDFVNPDSLKIITAQVEPSLSSAKVEEHFQFQRLGYFNIDPDSTAEKLVFNRTVPLRDSWAKIANKG, encoded by the coding sequence ATGTCCGAAGAAAAAAAAGCACTGAATTTTATTGAACATATCGTGGAGGAAGACCTCGAGGCAGGCTTTCCAAAAAAGCATTTGAGATTTCGGTTTCCTCCGGAACCTAATGGCTATTTGCACGTTGGGCATGCAAGTTCCATTTGCCTGAATTTTGGGCTGGGATTGCGTTACTCAGCACCGGTCAATCTCAGATTTGACGATACCAATCCCGTAAAGGAAGAAAAGGAGTTTGTAGACGCCATTAAAAAAGATGTGAGCTGGCTGGGATTTGAATGGGAGAATGAATGCTATGCTTCAGACTATTTTCAACAGCTATATGACTGGGCAGTTCAACTGATCAAGGAAGGAAAAGCATATGTTGACAGTCAGACTTCAGAAGATATGGCATTGCAGAAGGGCACTCCCACAGAGCCGGGGACGAACAGTCCATATAGAAACAGGAATATTGAAGAAAATCTCGAGCTTTTTGCCGGGATGAAAGAGGGTAAATATCCGGAAGGAAGCCATGTTCTAAGGGCTAAAATTGACATGGCAGCTTCTAATATGCTTATGCGGGACCCAATCATGTATCGCATCTTACACAAAGCCCATCATCGCACAAATACCGATTGGTGTATTTATCCGATGTACGATTGGACACATGGGGAGAGCGATTATATTGAACAGGTATCTCATTCGCTTTGCACCCTGGAATTTGCTCCGCACAGAGAATTGTACGATTGGTTTTTAGACCAGGTAGTTGATAAGAATAAGATAAGGCCTAAACAAAGAGAATTCGCCAGGAGAAACTTAAGTCATACCGTTGTCAGCAAACGGAAATTGCTCCAATTGGTAGAACAAAATGTTGTGAAGGGCTGGGACGACCCCAGAATGCCTACTATATCAGGGATGAGAAGAAGGGGATATACTCCTGAGGCTATTCGCAATTTCGCAGACACCATTGGGATCGCCAAGAGAGAGAATCTCATAGACGTTTCTTTGCTGGAATTTCATGTGCGGGAAGACCTGAATAAAAAGGCACCTCGCGTAATGGCTGTTCTGAACCCCGTTAAAGTGGTAATCACCAATTACGACAAGGAAAATACCGAATGGTTGAAAACGGAGAATAACCCAGAAGACGAAAGTGCAGGTTTTCGCGAGATACCATTTACGAGGGAAATATATATTGAAAAGGAAGATTTCAGGGAGGAGGCCAACAGAAAGTTTTTCAGACTTAAATTAGGGGGAGAGGTTCGGTTAAAGAGCGGATATATAATTAAAGCTGAAACTTGTACTAAGGATGCGCAGGGTAACATTACAGAAATACAATGTACTTATGATCCTAAAAGTAAGAGTGGCAGCGGCACTGAGGAGAGCTTGCGAAAAGTAAAGGGAACCCTGCACTGGGTTTCTGTACCACATGCCGTAGCAGCTGAAGTGCGTGTGTACGACAGGTTATTCACAGACGAATCTCCGGATACGCATAAGGATAAGGAGTTTATGGATTTTGTAAACCCCGATTCTTTGAAAATTATAACCGCCCAGGTAGAACCCAGCCTATCTTCGGCCAAAGTGGAAGAACATTTTCAATTCCAGCGACTCGGATATTTTAATATTGATCCCGATTCAACTGCGGAGAAATTGGTTTTTAACCGGACAGTCCCTTTAAGGGATAGTTGGGCAAAAATTGCGAATAAAGGATAA
- a CDS encoding PorP/SprF family type IX secretion system membrane protein: MKPRIILLVIVCVMAFLGVKAQDDNPFITYDVPSQNLLKFNRFLINPTFSTVREDKSYINLLHRNQSVTFDDNNQTYFLSYSGRMGDRTGLGLSLYTQREGIVSNYGVLANYAYGIKLSDKSNFTFGANVSYYNSGFDENRANPVEEDPLLGGFQDVSLLSFQPGFNLSYGKFDFGLFAENLFDYNLKSQESVSDFQDKTFSGHLQYTHQFENASGILENGRLMPLARARKVGQDDFVLGGNLILDLPKLGWIQGGYDSFYGASAGVGFNLNKRLSIGYTMEKGLSNNFDNFGVTHELSFAYSITPNLTEDRVMLEDSEEMLAQNEEDPEDLLDENLTDKDEEIQELKRRLAENDAILAELMYRQDSIESNRQKDLEDRFERVMRMVRRETSGDRPDLEQRAEEMYFINNDKSAVAQTTADPKEFNKPVKKQADKTPVLEKQQSRDAVAQVQTSAVKRKTNQSTSGVKSRKFRDLEGVQDGYYVVANVYKDEHYLNKFVDAMTEEGFPANYIDNPENGMKYVYLQRYDSWEEAEQAYRTKLGGNYTGDLWVMNVQNRYRNDTYLANANKIKERSSEFGTDVLQKNVVVQDKVAANIPEDQDPGLYGGNTDYYIIANVFANPNNAKRFVRLLNSRGLSASYFVNPKNKYRYVYLKKHNSWNNALITYYSKLNDAYEDKMWIMRVTPNLIA; the protein is encoded by the coding sequence ATGAAACCAAGAATAATCCTCTTAGTAATAGTATGCGTGATGGCCTTTCTGGGTGTAAAAGCTCAGGATGACAATCCGTTTATTACCTATGATGTGCCTTCGCAAAACCTGTTGAAGTTCAATCGGTTTTTAATCAACCCGACCTTTTCAACAGTAAGGGAAGACAAGTCGTACATCAACCTCCTGCACAGAAATCAGTCGGTTACATTTGACGATAACAACCAGACATATTTCCTGAGTTACAGCGGACGGATGGGTGACCGCACAGGTTTAGGCCTTAGTCTTTACACTCAGCGAGAGGGAATTGTAAGTAATTATGGAGTGCTTGCCAATTACGCTTACGGGATTAAGTTAAGCGACAAAAGTAATTTCACCTTCGGTGCCAACGTATCTTATTACAACAGTGGTTTCGATGAGAATAGGGCTAACCCCGTGGAAGAGGATCCGCTTTTAGGCGGTTTCCAGGATGTATCCCTTTTGTCCTTTCAACCGGGATTCAACCTGTCTTATGGGAAGTTCGACTTTGGTCTTTTTGCTGAAAACCTTTTTGACTACAATCTGAAATCACAGGAATCCGTATCGGATTTTCAAGACAAGACATTTTCAGGTCACTTACAATATACCCATCAGTTTGAAAACGCTTCAGGTATTTTAGAAAATGGCCGACTTATGCCCCTGGCCCGGGCCAGAAAAGTGGGACAAGACGACTTTGTCCTCGGGGGAAATCTCATCTTGGACCTGCCAAAATTGGGTTGGATTCAAGGGGGTTACGACAGCTTTTACGGGGCTTCTGCCGGAGTTGGTTTTAACTTAAATAAAAGGCTTTCTATCGGTTATACCATGGAAAAAGGCCTTTCTAATAACTTCGACAACTTTGGAGTTACCCACGAACTTTCCTTTGCGTATTCAATTACACCAAACCTCACCGAAGACAGGGTAATGCTTGAAGATTCAGAAGAAATGCTTGCCCAGAATGAGGAAGATCCGGAAGATCTTCTCGATGAGAACCTGACCGATAAAGATGAGGAAATCCAGGAACTCAAGCGCCGACTGGCAGAAAACGATGCCATTCTTGCAGAGCTTATGTACAGGCAGGATTCTATCGAAAGCAATCGACAGAAAGACCTGGAAGATCGCTTTGAAAGGGTAATGCGTATGGTGCGAAGAGAGACCTCCGGTGACAGGCCGGATCTGGAACAACGGGCTGAAGAAATGTACTTTATCAACAATGATAAATCTGCTGTAGCACAAACTACAGCAGATCCTAAAGAATTTAACAAGCCTGTAAAGAAACAGGCTGACAAAACGCCTGTACTTGAAAAACAACAAAGCAGGGATGCAGTTGCACAAGTACAGACCTCAGCTGTAAAAAGGAAAACCAATCAGTCTACATCGGGGGTAAAAAGCAGAAAGTTCAGAGACCTGGAAGGGGTTCAGGACGGGTATTATGTAGTCGCCAATGTTTACAAAGACGAGCACTACCTCAACAAATTTGTAGACGCGATGACTGAAGAAGGGTTCCCTGCTAATTATATCGATAACCCTGAAAACGGAATGAAGTACGTATACCTGCAACGTTATGACAGCTGGGAAGAAGCTGAGCAGGCGTACCGCACTAAGCTCGGTGGTAATTACACAGGTGACCTTTGGGTGATGAATGTACAAAACAGGTACAGAAATGATACATATCTGGCTAATGCCAATAAGATAAAAGAACGCTCTTCCGAATTCGGAACTGATGTGCTGCAGAAAAATGTGGTTGTTCAGGATAAGGTAGCGGCAAATATCCCGGAAGATCAGGATCCCGGGCTTTACGGAGGCAACACGGATTACTACATCATTGCCAATGTCTTCGCCAATCCAAACAACGCTAAAAGATTCGTTAGATTACTTAATTCCAGAGGCTTAAGTGCAAGTTACTTTGTTAATCCAAAGAATAAATACCGATACGTATATTTAAAAAAGCACAACTCCTGGAATAACGCATTAATAACCTACTACTCAAAACTCAATGACGCCTATGAGGATAAGATGTGGATAATGCGCGTCACCCCAAATCTCATTGCTTAA
- the gltX gene encoding glutamate--tRNA ligase, protein MNKNIRVRFAPSPTGPLHIGGVRTALFNYLFAKKNKGTFILRIEDTDQNRYVEGAEEYIIDALNWCGIPFDEGPGKEANFGPYRQSERKGLYKKYAEQLVKNGKAYYAFDTAETLDFHRKDHEEKGKTFIYNWHNREKLSNSLTLSPEETKARIEAGEEHVIRFKTPYKETIALKDEIRGDISIDASLLDDKVLFKGDGMPTYHLANVVDDHLMEITHVIRGEEWLPSLALHYQLYEAFEWTPPVFAHLPLIMKPTGKGKLSKRDGEKMGFPVFPLSWNSSMGYREAGYFPEAVLNFLAMLGWNSGDDKEIYSLSELIAAFSLDRVHNSGARFDPEKTKWYNHQYLQQKTDGELATSFMPILEEKLGSLPEHLDLKYVTSVVSLIKERADFVNDFWELGSYFFVRPQIYEEKAVKKQWKEQTPEILSKLVVLLNDIQVFDSETIENSVKEWIGEQGLSFGMVMAPLRLVIVGGLKGPHLFDILARIGREESTKRIDLALRQLS, encoded by the coding sequence ATGAATAAAAATATCCGCGTACGCTTTGCTCCCAGTCCAACAGGCCCGCTTCATATCGGAGGGGTACGGACGGCTCTGTTCAATTATTTATTTGCAAAAAAGAATAAGGGGACGTTTATCCTCAGGATTGAGGATACCGATCAGAACAGATACGTAGAAGGAGCTGAAGAATACATCATAGATGCCCTAAATTGGTGCGGGATTCCCTTTGATGAAGGACCTGGCAAGGAGGCCAATTTTGGTCCTTACAGACAGAGCGAACGGAAAGGCCTCTACAAAAAGTACGCTGAACAACTCGTTAAAAACGGCAAGGCATACTATGCATTCGATACTGCAGAAACTCTTGATTTCCACAGAAAGGACCACGAAGAAAAAGGGAAAACTTTTATTTACAACTGGCATAATCGCGAAAAGCTTTCCAACTCATTAACCCTGAGCCCGGAAGAAACCAAAGCCAGAATTGAAGCAGGGGAGGAGCATGTAATTCGTTTTAAAACCCCGTATAAAGAAACAATTGCATTAAAGGACGAGATCCGCGGTGATATCAGTATTGATGCTTCTCTGTTAGATGACAAGGTTTTATTCAAGGGCGACGGTATGCCCACTTACCACCTGGCCAATGTAGTAGACGACCATCTTATGGAGATCACCCACGTGATCAGGGGAGAGGAATGGCTTCCGTCTCTGGCCTTGCATTATCAATTATACGAAGCCTTTGAATGGACCCCGCCGGTCTTTGCCCACCTTCCCCTTATCATGAAGCCCACGGGTAAAGGAAAGTTAAGTAAAAGGGATGGAGAAAAAATGGGGTTTCCGGTATTCCCCCTTTCGTGGAACTCCTCAATGGGGTACAGAGAGGCGGGTTATTTTCCCGAAGCTGTACTAAATTTCCTCGCTATGCTCGGATGGAATTCCGGAGATGATAAAGAAATCTATTCCTTGTCGGAATTGATCGCGGCATTTAGCCTTGATCGTGTTCACAACTCCGGGGCGCGTTTCGACCCTGAAAAGACCAAATGGTACAATCATCAGTATCTCCAACAAAAAACAGATGGGGAACTGGCGACTTCCTTTATGCCTATACTAGAAGAGAAGTTAGGGTCGCTTCCAGAACACCTTGATTTAAAATATGTTACTTCAGTTGTCTCCCTTATAAAAGAGAGGGCTGATTTTGTCAATGACTTTTGGGAACTGGGTTCTTACTTCTTTGTCAGACCTCAGATCTACGAGGAAAAAGCAGTCAAAAAACAATGGAAAGAACAAACCCCCGAAATTCTTAGTAAACTGGTCGTGTTATTGAATGATATCCAGGTTTTTGATTCTGAAACCATCGAGAATTCGGTAAAGGAATGGATAGGAGAACAAGGCTTGTCATTTGGAATGGTGATGGCCCCTTTGAGATTGGTCATTGTGGGCGGACTTAAAGGTCCTCATTTGTTTGATATTCTCGCAAGGATAGGACGAGAAGAAAGTACAAAGCGAATCGATTTAGCTTTAAGGCAATTGTCTTAA
- a CDS encoding SPFH domain-containing protein: MGNFILIPILTIGFFILLMSFFVVKQQTAVIVERFGRFHSVRNSGLQMKIPLVDRIAGRVSLKITQLDVIVETKTLDDVFVKLKVSVQYVVIRDKVYEAFYKLEYPHEQITSYVFDVVRAEVPKMKLDDVFVKKDDIAIAVKSELQDAMLDYGYDIIKTLVTDIDPDSQVKAAMNRINASEREKIAAQFEGDAARILIVEKAKAEAESKRLQGQGIADQRREIARGLEESVEVLNKVGINSQEASALIVVTQHYDTLQAIGEETNTNLILLPNSPQAGSDMLNNMVASFTASNMIGEAMKKDNTKK, translated from the coding sequence ATGGGCAATTTTATTCTTATTCCGATTCTAACTATCGGATTTTTTATTCTTCTGATGTCGTTTTTCGTTGTAAAACAACAAACGGCTGTAATTGTTGAACGTTTTGGCAGGTTCCACAGTGTTCGAAATTCTGGTTTACAAATGAAGATCCCTCTGGTGGATCGCATTGCGGGCCGAGTTAGTTTAAAAATCACACAATTAGATGTAATCGTGGAAACCAAAACCCTGGACGACGTATTTGTTAAACTCAAAGTTTCGGTGCAATACGTGGTGATCAGGGATAAGGTATATGAAGCCTTTTACAAATTGGAATATCCGCACGAGCAGATTACTTCATATGTATTTGACGTGGTTAGAGCCGAAGTTCCTAAGATGAAACTCGATGACGTTTTTGTTAAGAAGGATGACATCGCCATAGCGGTAAAATCAGAATTACAGGATGCCATGCTCGACTATGGGTACGACATCATCAAAACCCTGGTAACAGATATTGATCCTGATTCTCAGGTAAAAGCTGCGATGAACCGGATCAATGCCTCCGAAAGGGAAAAGATCGCGGCTCAATTTGAAGGAGACGCAGCGCGGATCCTTATTGTTGAAAAAGCTAAGGCCGAAGCCGAAAGCAAAAGACTACAAGGACAAGGTATCGCCGATCAGCGAAGAGAAATTGCACGTGGCCTTGAAGAGTCCGTTGAAGTTCTCAATAAGGTTGGTATAAACTCTCAGGAAGCGTCTGCCCTGATCGTTGTAACACAACACTACGATACACTGCAGGCCATTGGGGAAGAAACCAACACCAATCTTATCCTCCTTCCCAATTCTCCCCAGGCAGGAAGTGATATGCTCAACAATATGGTCGCCTCTTTTACCGCAAGTAATATGATAGGTGAGGCCATGAAAAAAGACAATACCAAGAAGTAG
- a CDS encoding alkane 1-monooxygenase: MNDLKYLAALTIPLSALISISLGGLWSFFTPVYAFGLIPFLEILLPQDTRNYDQATRNKRNINVLFDWLLYLNVPVVFGLLIYFLWSVSQGGYSIYEIIGLVLSLGIVLGTNGINVGHELGHRQESFERYLGKLLLLPSLYMHFYIEHNFGHHVHAATKEDPATARFNQTVYSFWLSSVSRQYIKAWKIQHRLLQSNNLTFFSVKNDMLWYLLIQFAYLSAVYSLFGITGLWFALGAAVVGFLLLETVNYIEHYGLLRKKLPSGRYERVREVHSWNSNHVMGRIILYELTRHSDHHYISSKKYQVLDCHEDSPQMPYGYPTSMVLSLIPPLWFSIMNPRIPGPMKSNFVSDLNQLSTKSAR, from the coding sequence GTGAACGATTTAAAATACTTGGCGGCACTTACGATACCTCTCTCGGCACTGATTAGTATTTCTCTGGGAGGTCTTTGGAGCTTTTTCACTCCGGTATACGCCTTCGGATTAATTCCATTTCTTGAGATTCTGCTGCCCCAGGACACAAGAAATTACGATCAGGCAACTCGCAATAAGCGAAATATAAATGTGCTTTTTGACTGGTTGCTTTATCTTAATGTCCCCGTGGTTTTTGGTTTGCTGATTTACTTTTTATGGTCTGTGTCTCAAGGGGGTTATTCGATCTACGAGATAATCGGACTTGTGTTATCCCTGGGTATTGTCCTGGGGACCAACGGTATTAATGTGGGCCACGAACTGGGGCACAGACAGGAATCATTTGAACGCTATCTGGGCAAATTACTTCTACTTCCGTCTCTGTACATGCATTTTTATATCGAACATAATTTTGGGCATCACGTTCACGCTGCCACAAAGGAAGATCCGGCTACTGCGAGATTCAATCAAACTGTATATTCTTTCTGGCTCAGTTCTGTAAGCAGGCAATACATCAAAGCATGGAAAATCCAACACAGATTACTTCAATCTAATAATCTTACCTTCTTTTCAGTAAAGAATGACATGCTCTGGTACCTTTTGATTCAATTTGCGTATTTGTCGGCTGTATATTCACTGTTTGGGATAACCGGATTGTGGTTTGCCCTGGGTGCTGCCGTTGTCGGCTTTTTGCTGTTGGAAACTGTCAATTATATTGAACACTACGGCCTGCTTCGTAAAAAACTGCCCTCTGGGCGCTACGAAAGGGTTAGAGAAGTGCATTCCTGGAATAGCAATCACGTAATGGGACGAATCATTCTATATGAACTGACCAGACACAGTGACCATCACTATATTTCTTCTAAAAAGTATCAGGTTCTCGATTGCCACGAGGACTCTCCGCAAATGCCTTATGGTTATCCAACCTCAATGGTCTTGTCCCTGATTCCTCCCCTCTGGTTTTCAATCATGAATCCGCGGATTCCCGGGCCCATGAAAAGTAATTTTGTTTCTGATTTAAATCAACTGTCTACAAAGTCGGCCCGCTAA